A genome region from Paracholeplasma morum includes the following:
- a CDS encoding RnfABCDGE type electron transport complex subunit C produces MIEKTRYIPDGKKERKNQPVIHYLEAEYLYFPTTDLRCPAGESCVVDGQYVKVGELIGTRQGGFFEQPIHSTVSGYIVGSEKKVHSSGQTVDCVIVQNDKKYVLYENCVSRTEEEIDALTKEDYIKIIKDSGLSGLGGSGFPTYIKLETKHPIHTVVGNGVECEPHLISDYKLILERANRIVEGLTYAMRATGAKKGIIAVKKKYPELYEVLENARQSFTHFDIEIKRVGNHYPAGWELDTIKSATGIKVPQGKLPAEYGVTVFNVATLYGFYRAVKRRMPITERFFSISGDGIKSPKNFQVRIGTPVRDLIALAGGYTETDKNKVLICGGPMMGNALQSDDIVVTKTATSLIILDEEVIPTEPCIHCASCVYSCPVDLQPVQIMNAYKERDKDAINALGVNKCIECGLCSFTCPSKIHLTETMRQAKRFIKK; encoded by the coding sequence ATGATTGAGAAAACAAGATACATTCCCGATGGGAAGAAAGAAAGAAAAAATCAACCAGTCATTCATTACCTAGAAGCGGAATACTTATATTTCCCTACAACAGACTTAAGATGCCCAGCCGGGGAATCTTGTGTAGTAGATGGACAATATGTTAAAGTTGGCGAGCTAATCGGTACAAGACAAGGTGGATTCTTCGAACAACCAATTCATTCCACTGTCAGTGGATACATTGTAGGTTCAGAGAAAAAAGTGCATTCATCGGGTCAAACTGTTGACTGCGTAATCGTTCAAAACGATAAGAAGTATGTGTTATACGAAAACTGTGTTTCAAGAACTGAAGAAGAAATCGATGCACTTACTAAAGAAGACTACATCAAAATCATTAAAGATTCTGGGTTGTCAGGGTTAGGTGGATCAGGTTTCCCAACTTACATCAAACTTGAAACTAAGCACCCAATTCATACAGTTGTTGGTAACGGTGTTGAATGTGAACCACATTTAATTTCCGACTACAAACTAATCCTTGAACGTGCTAACCGTATTGTTGAAGGGTTAACGTATGCAATGCGTGCAACCGGCGCGAAGAAAGGGATTATTGCTGTTAAGAAGAAATATCCTGAACTTTATGAAGTATTAGAAAACGCGCGTCAAAGTTTCACACATTTTGATATCGAAATCAAACGTGTGGGTAACCACTACCCAGCTGGATGGGAATTAGACACCATCAAATCAGCTACTGGTATTAAAGTTCCTCAAGGTAAATTACCTGCTGAATACGGTGTTACTGTGTTCAACGTTGCCACACTATACGGCTTCTATAGAGCTGTTAAAAGAAGAATGCCAATCACTGAAAGATTCTTTTCAATTAGCGGAGATGGCATCAAATCACCAAAGAATTTCCAAGTTAGAATTGGAACCCCTGTTCGTGACTTAATCGCTTTAGCTGGCGGTTACACAGAAACAGATAAGAATAAAGTGTTAATTTGTGGTGGGCCAATGATGGGTAATGCACTTCAAAGTGATGACATCGTTGTGACTAAAACTGCAACCTCACTAATTATCTTAGATGAAGAGGTTATTCCAACAGAACCTTGTATTCACTGTGCATCTTGCGTGTACTCTTGTCCAGTTGATTTACAACCAGTTCAAATTATGAATGCTTATAAGGAAAGAGACAAAGATGCAATCAATGCACTTGGTGTCAACAAATGTATTGAATGTGGTTTATGCTCATTTACATGTCCTTCTAAGATTCATTTAACAGAAACGATGCGCCAAGCTAAGCGCTTCATAAAGAAATAG
- the glyA gene encoding serine hydroxymethyltransferase — MKKITDDLVLEQIKLEGIRQEAHIELIASENFVSEAILHLQGSVLTNKYAEGYPGKRYYSGCEHVDVIESLAIERVKKLFNANYANVQPHSGSQANMAAIRALINPGDKILGMSLSDGGHLTHGYKLSFSGMDYIGVTYGVNKDTEMIDYEDVLRIAKVEKPQLIIAGASAYSRIIDFKKFREIADEVGAKLLVDMAHIAGLIAAGLHPNPMPYAHVVTSTTHKTLRGPRGGIILTNDDSLAKAIDKQVFPGIQGGPLMHVIAAKATAFYEALDESFIDYQSQVIKNAQALSERLSKLGYRIVSGGTDNHLLLVDIKGSIGLSGKKAADILTNVNITCNKNNIPFDPEKPMVTSGIRLGTPAVTTRGLKESKMVMIADLIDEALRHYDDETVLNEVRNKVITLMSHFPIYQFESYIRGEVK, encoded by the coding sequence CGATTCTTCATTTACAGGGTTCTGTTTTAACCAATAAGTATGCCGAAGGGTATCCTGGCAAAAGGTATTATTCTGGTTGCGAACATGTGGATGTGATTGAGTCATTAGCCATTGAACGTGTGAAGAAATTGTTTAATGCAAATTATGCAAACGTTCAACCGCATTCAGGGTCACAAGCAAACATGGCAGCCATTAGGGCTTTAATCAATCCAGGGGATAAAATTCTTGGAATGAGTCTATCAGATGGTGGACACTTAACACACGGTTATAAGTTATCTTTCTCTGGCATGGATTACATAGGTGTAACATATGGTGTGAATAAAGACACTGAAATGATCGACTATGAAGATGTATTAAGAATTGCAAAAGTAGAAAAACCACAATTAATCATTGCTGGGGCAAGTGCCTACTCTAGAATCATTGATTTCAAGAAGTTTAGAGAAATCGCAGATGAAGTTGGAGCAAAACTGTTGGTGGATATGGCTCACATCGCTGGGTTAATCGCCGCAGGCTTACATCCTAATCCAATGCCATATGCTCATGTAGTTACATCCACTACCCATAAGACTTTAAGAGGTCCAAGAGGTGGAATCATCCTAACCAATGATGATTCTCTAGCTAAAGCCATTGATAAACAAGTATTCCCTGGCATTCAAGGCGGCCCACTTATGCATGTGATTGCAGCTAAAGCTACTGCATTTTATGAAGCCCTTGATGAGTCATTTATTGACTATCAAAGTCAAGTCATTAAAAATGCACAGGCTTTGTCAGAACGATTATCTAAATTGGGGTACAGAATTGTATCTGGTGGAACAGATAATCACTTATTGTTGGTAGATATAAAAGGATCAATTGGATTATCTGGAAAGAAAGCAGCTGATATTTTAACAAATGTTAATATCACCTGCAATAAAAATAACATTCCATTTGACCCAGAAAAACCAATGGTTACTTCAGGTATTCGTTTAGGGACACCTGCTGTTACAACCAGAGGCTTAAAAGAATCAAAAATGGTAATGATCGCGGATTTAATCGATGAAGCATTAAGACATTACGATGATGAAACGGTTTTAAATGAAGTTAGAAATAAGGTCATAACATTGATGAGTCATTTTCCGATTTATCAATTTGAATCATATATAAGGGGTGAAGTAAAATGA